GATTTCAGCTTCGATCTCTACTCTATGCACCGTCGGCCATACCGGTTTCGGCCGGTCCCAAAGGCCGCGGACACGTTCGCATCTATCAACTGCAACGGTCCCTCGACACGAAGAGCACCATGCGGCCCAAATTATCGTTCCAAGCGCCGGCAGAGCGACTGCGCCGAGCACAGGCTCGTCCGCTAAGACGTAAGCGATAGAAACTGACCAAATCGGTATCCCGCTGATAAAGTTGGCGGTACCGTCCACCGGGTCGATCAGCCAGTAGTTACCTGTCGCGTCCCCCCTGTTCCTCGCCGACGACAAGGTCGTCTGGAAAGTCGAAGGCAAGCAGTCGCCGAGCGAGTGTCTCTGCGTCGCGATCGACGGCACTGACGTAGTCGGCAGGTCCTTTGGTCTCGACAAACCATCCATCCCGACCGTGGAACCGTTCAAGCCTGAACGCTGCCACCTTTGACGCCACGTCGTGGAGAGTTGCAAGACGAGCGGTAAGCGCATCCGCCGTCATGCGCTTTTCCTCGCGCGCGCCTCGGCGATCATCTCCTCGAGCCTGACGGCAACGCTGTGCGCGCGGCGATAGTAGGCAGATTCTGGAATCCCATACCGGTCCATTGGTGTCTCGAAGTTGAGCGGCGTCTGGTAAGGAGTTGCTGCGATCGCCGAGATGATGGTGTGCCAATCCAACCGGCCGTCGAATGGCAAAAGATGGTTATCCATTGCTCCGAAATTGTCATGAATATGCGTAGCGATGAGACGATCCCCGAAATGCTCCAAAACGCTGAGCTTGCCTGGCTCGATCAGTTCCCAGTGGCCACAATCGAAACAGACGCCGATGAACTCCTTGCCGTATCGAGCGAACAGGCGATCATAAAGGTTGAGGAAATTCTGTGCGCTGGCGCAAAGGAGCGTTTCCGCGGCAATCTGAACACCCTTTTCGAGGCAGTAAGGCCTGATCTCGTCGAGAGACTGGAACAGCGGATCGAAGAACTCTCTTTCGGCGGCTTCGCTGCGGAAAACGTTGTCGGTGATATCGATGTGCAGAACCACGTTGGGGGATTGGAAGGCGGCTGCCAGGTCGATACGGTTACGCAACAGCTCGACGCCGCTGCGGCGCTGCCATTCATGCGGCGACAGGAAGTCTTTGCGCATCTCCATCGTGAAAGGGCCAGGGTTTTTGTGGCCGATCTCGGTGATAGGATTGCGGCCATTGCTGGCATGAACCGAGTGCACCTTCAGCCCGGCATCGGCAACGATCCTGCTGGTAAACTCGATCTCGGCGTCGGCCAGCCAATACGAACTGCCGGAGTCGGGATTCCAATTGACGTGTGTGAAGCCAGCCTCCTTGATCAGGGTGAGCGAGTTGCGAATGCCTTCGTCGTACCAACGCTCCTGGTGGGGCCAATGCCAGACGGTAATGCAGGTATCCAATGGATCAGTCTCCTGTTCTACAATGTTGTGGTTTCTGGACCTTTGCCAAGGCCGATGCGCTCGGCCAGCAGAATGATCGCCAATGATAACGCCATGATCAGCGTGACGTAGACGAGGTTGAGCGCGCCCTGCTCAGGATCGACAGACAGCGAGGTGTCTACGATTGCGATCGGCAACGGCTTGTTGTTGACGTTGTATAGAAACGCCGACAGAGGATATTCCGACAGGAGATCGTTGAATGCCATCCCGGCGACGAGGATCGCTGTCGGCGCCACTATCGGCAGGATGATGCGGCGGTAGCGATAGAGACCCATGGCGCCCATCGAGCGGGCCGCCTCGCTATAGGCCGGATCGATCCCCATGAAGGCCGCCCGCAGGAACCTCACCATAAGCGGCAAGGCAACGATGGCGTAGCCAATCGGCAGTAGCCAGTAGCCGCCGAGGAGGACTGCGTTTCCAACGAGCGGGTTTGGGGTGTCGAAGGTGACGATCAGCCCGACTGCAAGCAGAATGCTGGGAACGACCCATGGCAGGAAAAAAGCAATGTCCAGAAGGCGGGTCAGCCAACTGCGTCGACCCAGAATAACCGGGACGGCAAAGAGTGTAACACTGAGCGCCGCCGATACCGCGACAAGGCTCATCACTATCGAGTTGAAGAACGGAAGAAAGGCAGAACCCTCGGTAAAGACGCGTGCATAGTTTTTCAGTGTCAGGCTGGACGGGATCACTTCGATGCCGATACTCGCGGCTGGGGCGAAGGAGAAGAGCACGACAAGAGCGATGGGCACCGCATAGATAGTCACAAGAAGATAGGCGAAAAAATGGAGGACAGCGTTACCGATCGGGCTGCGAATTTTACGCAGCTGGATGGACGCGGTCGCTTTCGCTCCGCCGACATCGGAGCCGCGCGCTTCGTAATATTGAGACAGCAGGATAAGTCCCATAAGACACAGCCCCATCATGAGCGCCAGCAAAGCTGCCATGTCGGGACGACGCAGGCTGTTCAGCGTCAGCACCATCTGGCTCAACATGTGGAAATCGCGACCGCCCAGCACCTGTGGGGCGGCGAAAGAGCTGATCGCGGTGTAGAGGGTGAGGAGGGTTACAGCGAGCAGCGTCGGCAGGATTGCGGGCAGTACCACACGCCGCAGGATCGTATATTCCGAGGCACCCAAACTACGCGCGGCTTCGATGGTTGCATAGTCGACGCGGCGCATCGCGGCACGCAGAAAAAGATAGTAAAAGGTGGTCATCAGAAAGGTATGCGTGAAGAGCACGCCAAACCAGCCGATGAACCAGTCTTGCGGTAGGCTGGGAAAGATCGCCTTCACCAGATGTGTCACCGCACCGCCGGGACCATAGGTGAAGTTGTAGCCCGCCGCCGCAACGACGCCGCCGAAGACCAGCGGTGTTGCATAGGCGATTTTCAAGAGTGCGCGACCGCGCACGTGAAAATATTCAAGGACGACCACCTGGAAAAGCCCGACAACGGTCACCGTGACCATGGTCGCTGACGTCATCCAAACGGTGTTCCAAAGGGCAGCGCGCACTCTTCGTGATCTTGAAAGTTCGCTTACGACCTGGCCGACCACCAGGCTGCCGTCCTTGAAAAATGCTGCATGAAGCGACGCAAGAAGCGGCAGGATCAGGAAGGTGACGACAATCCAGATCAGAGCTGCCAACCCGATCCAATAGGCTACACGCTCGACCACAGCTGCGCGGTTCATCGGTTTACTTCCCCGAAGATATGGGCAGAGCCCGGCCGGATGGTCCAGAATACCGTCTCACCGATTTCGGGCAACTCGTGGCCCATGCTGGCCGCCGAGACAAGATGCCCGGCGGCATCCAGGTCGACGCGGCTGTGGGCGCCAAGGAATTCCACATGGCGGACGGTCGCCGGCAACCCGGCTTGGACCGCTTTCCCAACGAGAACATCTTCGTAGCGGACAAAGACGCGCCCCCGAACGTCGCGGCCCAGGATCTGGGCGCCAAGCGGTGCGGGCAGTTCGTTGGATGTGCCGATGAATTCGCAGATAAACGGCGTCGCAGGCTCCCGGTAAAGAGTACGCCCACTACCGATCTGTTCAACGCCACCGTTCGCCAGCACGACGATCGTGTCCGACATGGTCAGTGCATCTTCCTGATCATGCGTGACAAAGACTGCCGTGAATCCAAATTCCTGCTGGAGCCGCTTGATCTCGCGGCGCATCGTCACTCGCACCTTGGCGTCGAGATTGGACAATGGTTCGTCGAACAAAAGCACCTTGGAGCCCGCGACGAGCGCGCGCGCAATCGCGACCCGCTGTTGTTGCCCGCCTGACATGGTCGCCGGCTTCTTGTGCAGCTGCTCCGTGATCCCGGATGTTTCAGCGATCTGCGCGACGCGCCTGCCAATCTCGCTCTGCGGCATCTTCGCGACACGCAAAGCAAAGGCGATGTTTTCGAATGCCGTCATCGTTGGAAATAGCGCGTAGTTCTGGAATACCATGCCGACATTCCGGCGCTCCGGAGGCGCGTTGGTAATATTTTTTCCTTCAAGGACGATGCGCCCGCTCATGACCGAATGAAAGCCCGCGAGTGCTCTCAGAATGCTGGATTTGCCGCTGCCGGAGGGCCCGAGCAGAGCAACGAACTCGCCTTCGTGAATGTCGAGCGACAGGTCGCGAATGACGACCTTGTCGCCATAGCCAATATGGAGTTTGTCGACGATGAGGATCGGGGTTGCCATGATCATACTCCAATGAAGCGTGGCGATCTGCATCGCCCGGTCCTACACCTTTACCGGATCTCGAGTTGGACCCTCTGCAACCAGCCGTCTAGCTTGGGCGCGATCGCATCCCAGTCGATCGGCTGCGCCTTGACCAATTCCGCATTCGCCTGCACTTCGGGTGGTGATTTCGCCAGCGCCGCTGGCAGCACCGGCACCTGCCCGAACTTCTGGGCATAGGCGGCCATGACATCGGCCGAGCCGAACCAGTCGACAAATGCCTTTGCCTGCTCCAGTTGATCGGTTCCCGCCATGATCGCAACGCCTTCGGAGATGACCGGCGTGCCGCCTTCCGTGTCAATGACCTTGACTTGCATGCCGAGCTCCTTGGCATCCTTGATGACGCCACCGAACCAGTTCAGATTGATGATCGCACCGCCCGACTTGTAGGCTTCCTTACGCGCATCGGCATCATCGACAACGATCGCGTTCGCATAGAATGCGCCAAGAAAATCCCATCCAGCTTGAGTGACTTCGCCCTTGTCGTCGAGGAACCGGGCCAGGATGCCGGCCAGATAGACCCTAGTCGTCTGCCAGGCGGTGTTGCCGATGACGTATTTGCCCTTGTACTCGCCTTTTGTCAGGTCCAGCCAGCTTTTCGGCGCCTGCTCAGCGGCTAGCTTGCCGGCATCATAGGCGATGACGATCGGTGTGCTCCAGAATTTGTGGACAATGCCTTCTTTGTCCTTGTACTGGACCGGGAGGTCCGCCGCCCAGAGCGGTGTGTACGGCTGGAACAGGCCGTCCATTTTCAGCAGAGCCATGGACGTGTCAACCATGCCGAGGACGACATCGGCCTGGGGGTTGATCTTCTCGGCGACCAGCCGATCGAAGAGTTCTCCTCCGGGCGCGCGCAGGAACTGCACGTCGTGACCGGCGGCTTTAGCCTGCTCGGTGATCCAATGGACATTGTCCTCCCCCTGAGGCGAATAAACGACAAGACTTTTTGCCAAGGCGGGAGAGGCGATCGCGACCAGCACGGCCGCGAAGGTCAATAAACGTGTGATCTGATGCATGGTGTTCTTTCGTTTCAGTTTCGTCCGTCATTCCGGCACCTTCTAAAGGAGCATTATGACATTTTAATTACATTGCGTAATTTAATATATTTTGCCATAGCTCTCTCGCTACCGCCGATTTTGACTCACTTTTGGAACCAATGGACCTTTCACGGAACGAACGACGACTGGTCGAACTAATTTTCGTAGGCAAGAAGATTGCGCGCGTCGACCTGGCCGAACGATCCGGCATGACAGGCGCTTCCGTCACTCGGCTGATAGGTCGCTTAATTGAGATCGGACTTCTGATCGAGGTAGTCGAGCGGACCGGCGCCCAAGGCCAGCCACGGCGCTTGCTGAGCTTGCGGGCTGACCGGTATCTTTCCGCGGGAATAACATTCTCGGTCTCCCGAATGGAGGTAGCAATTGTTGATCTAGCGGGTAGGATTCTTACCTCCCGCTCAGCCGACATCGAAACCAGCACAGCTTTGTCTGTGGCGGAGGCGGCGCAGGCGGCTATCGCAACGATGCTGGCCGACCTTGGCACGCCTAAGGATCGTCTTCTCGGGGTCGGGTGCTCGGTACCCGGCAATTTCGGCACGATGTCGAACATCCTCAAGGCCCACAGCTTCTTCCCGGCTTTCGATGACGGTGAGGCGGACCAAGCCTTTAAAGCGACTTTCGAAGCGCCCTATTACATCGAGAATGATGGAACATCCGCAGCGCTCGGAGAGTATGTGTTCGGCGGACGCATACCGCAGCCCGATCCCATGTTCTTCATTCACATCGGTCACGGCGTCGGGGGAGGGGCGGTTATAGACGGACGACCGTACCGCGGTGTCAATGGAAATGCCTGCCTGCCCGGAGTTCTGTACCCGTACGACCAACCTCGCCCATCCGGCCAAGACCTCTTTGCCACCCTCGACGATGCCGGCTTCGTCGTCCACGACTTCCCCGATCTCGAGCATTTGCCGGACAAGGCCAACGCGGCACTCGAAAACTGGGTTGAACGCGCCGGCAAGCAACTTGGCGAAACGGTACGTGTGGCAACGGCGATGTTCGACCCGGCCCTGATTGTCCTTGGGGGACGGCTGCCGGAACTGGTGACAAACAAGCTGATGAGCGTAATTTCCAGCCAGCCAATCCTTGGCCCGTCACGCGGTTTGCAGGCTGCGCCAGTCGAGACATCCCGGTTGGGTCCTCGCGCCGGCGCAATTGGTGCAGCCTGCATTCCGTTCTTTGCCTCACTCTTTTCCGCGGCCGTTGCAGACGACGGCAGCCCATACCTTAATGGTCGCAAGCCCAAGTCTCGCCCCTAGAAAATTCGATTGCGCGCATGCGTCAATGATGTCCACGGAGCGGCTCAGGTGCGAGCTGACACTTGCAGGTGCCGGGACGTCGTCTAGATTACGACTCGGCGCCGCTGTGTTGCAGCCTCAAATGACCAGCTTAAGGTGACTCGATAAAACCAAGCCCGCAGCGCCACGCAGCGCCGTATGGCCTTCGCCGATGCCATTCACTGTGATTGATATCTCCTGACCGGGTCTCTTCACCACCAGCTGCTCGACATGCTGCCTGATCAGTTCTGCAGCCTTCACCCCGCCTCCGGCCACGTCTCCGTGTAGAACGTAGGAATTAAGGGACAGCGTTTGCTGCAGGTTGACAATGCCGAAAGCGACGTTGCGTGCGTAACGGTCGAGAAGCTCATGTGCCGCGCCTGAGCCCTCGTTTGCTTCCTTGACTAGCCGAGCGCAGGTGATGATTTTCGGATTGGGAAGGCCCATCCGTGCGGCTTCTTTTCGAAGCCAGGGAAGGGCAGCGACCGTCTCCCAGCAGCCGTGCTTTCCGCAATTGCAAAGGGCACCATCGATCTGCACCACGCTGTGACCGAGCTCACCGCCGGATCCGGCGAGTCCACGATAGACCTTGCCGTCGATGAAGAAGGCGCCGCCGAGAACCTCGCCAGTATAGACTGCTGCGAAATTTTGTTGGCCGCGACCGGGCCCGAACCATCTGTCCCCAACAAGCAAGGCACGGGGGTGATGATCGATGACAACCGGAAGAGAGAAGCGTTCTTGTAGTATTGCTACAAGAGGAAGTCCCGTTAGAACGGGAGCAAGGTTGACGGTAAGAATGGTTCCATTGTCACTGTCGATCATTCCAGCCGACGCCACGCCGATACCGAATGGTGCCTGCTGGGCCTGAGACAAGGTAGACGTAAGTGTCTTGGTCATAATCGCGACAAATGCTTCTCGGTCACCAAACGGATCGAACTCGGCTTTTGTAACAGCCTTTATTTCACCGGTTAGCGCCACAAGGCAGGCTTGTATGGTGCCAGGCAGTAGGAGGACAGCGCCAAGCATCGGTGCGTCGGGGTTGAAATAGAGCGGGCGAGCGGGCTTGCCGCCTTTGACGTCGGAAGGCGAAGCGTCTCCCTCGACGAGGAGCTGATCCTCGATCATTGGCTGCACAATACCAGTTATCGTCGTGCGGTTTACGCCGGCAAGTCGCGCCAGATCTGCCCGGCTTTTTGGCCCGTTGTCATACAATGCTTGTAGAACGCGTCCACGGTTTATGGCGCCAAGTGCCGACTGCGAGACAAGCGTCACGTTGCCGCCACTTTCTCCGGCAGCGACTTCTCTGCTGGCGGGGGTGCGCTGGCCCAACGAATAGGACGGCTGGCTCTCAAACTTCAATTTGCATCTCCAATCTGCTTAATCCTTTGTAGCCTGTACGTTCTCGAACGACCAGACAGCATAAGGCCTTTCCAGTGACGCCAGCAGGATGGCGTGCGCGCGTCGCGGTAAAGCGGAATTTTCACTGCGGCGACTTCTTGACACTAACATAAGTTTGTGCGAGGTACAAACTAACTGCTTA
This Rhizobium leguminosarum DNA region includes the following protein-coding sequences:
- a CDS encoding ABC transporter permease, translating into MVGQVVSELSRSRRVRAALWNTVWMTSATMVTVTVVGLFQVVVLEYFHVRGRALLKIAYATPLVFGGVVAAAGYNFTYGPGGAVTHLVKAIFPSLPQDWFIGWFGVLFTHTFLMTTFYYLFLRAAMRRVDYATIEAARSLGASEYTILRRVVLPAILPTLLAVTLLTLYTAISSFAAPQVLGGRDFHMLSQMVLTLNSLRRPDMAALLALMMGLCLMGLILLSQYYEARGSDVGGAKATASIQLRKIRSPIGNAVLHFFAYLLVTIYAVPIALVVLFSFAPAASIGIEVIPSSLTLKNYARVFTEGSAFLPFFNSIVMSLVAVSAALSVTLFAVPVILGRRSWLTRLLDIAFFLPWVVPSILLAVGLIVTFDTPNPLVGNAVLLGGYWLLPIGYAIVALPLMVRFLRAAFMGIDPAYSEAARSMGAMGLYRYRRIILPIVAPTAILVAGMAFNDLLSEYPLSAFLYNVNNKPLPIAIVDTSLSVDPEQGALNLVYVTLIMALSLAIILLAERIGLGKGPETTTL
- a CDS encoding extracellular solute-binding protein, encoding MHQITRLLTFAAVLVAIASPALAKSLVVYSPQGEDNVHWITEQAKAAGHDVQFLRAPGGELFDRLVAEKINPQADVVLGMVDTSMALLKMDGLFQPYTPLWAADLPVQYKDKEGIVHKFWSTPIVIAYDAGKLAAEQAPKSWLDLTKGEYKGKYVIGNTAWQTTRVYLAGILARFLDDKGEVTQAGWDFLGAFYANAIVVDDADARKEAYKSGGAIINLNWFGGVIKDAKELGMQVKVIDTEGGTPVISEGVAIMAGTDQLEQAKAFVDWFGSADVMAAYAQKFGQVPVLPAALAKSPPEVQANAELVKAQPIDWDAIAPKLDGWLQRVQLEIR
- a CDS encoding ABC transporter ATP-binding protein → MQIATLHWSMIMATPILIVDKLHIGYGDKVVIRDLSLDIHEGEFVALLGPSGSGKSSILRALAGFHSVMSGRIVLEGKNITNAPPERRNVGMVFQNYALFPTMTAFENIAFALRVAKMPQSEIGRRVAQIAETSGITEQLHKKPATMSGGQQQRVAIARALVAGSKVLLFDEPLSNLDAKVRVTMRREIKRLQQEFGFTAVFVTHDQEDALTMSDTIVVLANGGVEQIGSGRTLYREPATPFICEFIGTSNELPAPLGAQILGRDVRGRVFVRYEDVLVGKAVQAGLPATVRHVEFLGAHSRVDLDAAGHLVSAASMGHELPEIGETVFWTIRPGSAHIFGEVNR
- a CDS encoding ROK family transcriptional regulator; the protein is MDLSRNERRLVELIFVGKKIARVDLAERSGMTGASVTRLIGRLIEIGLLIEVVERTGAQGQPRRLLSLRADRYLSAGITFSVSRMEVAIVDLAGRILTSRSADIETSTALSVAEAAQAAIATMLADLGTPKDRLLGVGCSVPGNFGTMSNILKAHSFFPAFDDGEADQAFKATFEAPYYIENDGTSAALGEYVFGGRIPQPDPMFFIHIGHGVGGGAVIDGRPYRGVNGNACLPGVLYPYDQPRPSGQDLFATLDDAGFVVHDFPDLEHLPDKANAALENWVERAGKQLGETVRVATAMFDPALIVLGGRLPELVTNKLMSVISSQPILGPSRGLQAAPVETSRLGPRAGAIGAACIPFFASLFSAAVADDGSPYLNGRKPKSRP
- a CDS encoding ROK family transcriptional regulator, producing the protein MKFESQPSYSLGQRTPASREVAAGESGGNVTLVSQSALGAINRGRVLQALYDNGPKSRADLARLAGVNRTTITGIVQPMIEDQLLVEGDASPSDVKGGKPARPLYFNPDAPMLGAVLLLPGTIQACLVALTGEIKAVTKAEFDPFGDREAFVAIMTKTLTSTLSQAQQAPFGIGVASAGMIDSDNGTILTVNLAPVLTGLPLVAILQERFSLPVVIDHHPRALLVGDRWFGPGRGQQNFAAVYTGEVLGGAFFIDGKVYRGLAGSGGELGHSVVQIDGALCNCGKHGCWETVAALPWLRKEAARMGLPNPKIITCARLVKEANEGSGAAHELLDRYARNVAFGIVNLQQTLSLNSYVLHGDVAGGGVKAAELIRQHVEQLVVKRPGQEISITVNGIGEGHTALRGAAGLVLSSHLKLVI
- a CDS encoding sugar phosphate isomerase/epimerase family protein, whose amino-acid sequence is MDTCITVWHWPHQERWYDEGIRNSLTLIKEAGFTHVNWNPDSGSSYWLADAEIEFTSRIVADAGLKVHSVHASNGRNPITEIGHKNPGPFTMEMRKDFLSPHEWQRRSGVELLRNRIDLAAAFQSPNVVLHIDITDNVFRSEAAEREFFDPLFQSLDEIRPYCLEKGVQIAAETLLCASAQNFLNLYDRLFARYGKEFIGVCFDCGHWELIEPGKLSVLEHFGDRLIATHIHDNFGAMDNHLLPFDGRLDWHTIISAIAATPYQTPLNFETPMDRYGIPESAYYRRAHSVAVRLEEMIAEARARKSA
- a CDS encoding inositol monophosphatase family protein, whose translation is MPSIATQRHSLGDCLPSTFQTTLSSARNRGDATGNYWLIDPVDGTANFISGIPIWSVSIAYVLADEPVLGAVALPALGTIIWAAWCSSCRGTVAVDRCERVRGLWDRPKPVWPTVHRVEIEAEIEAAGYHVVSLGSCAASLALVATGRLAGYIEHGANLWDCAAGHVLCVAAKKPSLIDPDQINQKVSIIAGAELQPR